The Coffea arabica cultivar ET-39 chromosome 10e, Coffea Arabica ET-39 HiFi, whole genome shotgun sequence region TAAACTGTATGACATTGGAGGATGAAGAGGATGCAGTTTTTGAAGATGTTGTGGGTGAGCAGGATGAACAGACAGGGAATCCAGGGCAAACTATGGAGCTGTCCCTACATGCATTGTCTGAATCCCTGAGAAGGAAAACAATTACATTGGCAGGCAATCTAGATGGGGAGAAAGTTTTTATTCTGGTAGACACTGGTAGTTCAGATAGTTACATCAACAGTGAGATGGTAATTGGGGTGGATATTGCTTACAGACAGGTTGAGCAGCCATTTTCTGTCAAAATGGGAAATGGAACCACTGTGACCAGCAATGGTATCTGTCCTAATGTGCACTGGAAAATTAACCAACATAGTTTCAGATTTGATTTGAAGGTGATGGAGTTCGAAGGATGAGACATAATTTTGGGGGTGGACTGAATGACGCATTTTAGTCCTATCACGTTTGACTTCCAACAACTCAGGATATCCTTACACAGTGAAGGAAATGAAATTCACTTGCATGGACAAGCAGAGGATTGTGATATGGATTTAATCAGAGGAAGGGATCTGAGAACCTTCATAGAGTATAAAAGACAGATGTGCATGGCATTGAACTGTAAGAAAGAGATGGAAGAAGAAGCAGCAGTTATTTCCCAGGAAGTCATGGAAGTGCTTCAGGATTATGATGATGTGTTCCAGACTCCAAGCTCCTTGCCTCCTCACAGAAGTATGGATCATGAGATCCTCCTCAAATGAGGCACAACCTTTCAAATTGAAGCCTTACAGGTACCCCCACCGTCACAAGGAGGAAATAGAGAAACAGGTTGCAGAAATGCTTCAAAAAGGAATAATTAAGTACAGCAACAACCATTTTGCTTCCCCTGTGCTGCTGattaagaagaaagaagggacttgGCATTTTTGTGTGGATTATAGGAAGTTGAATGAAATGACCATCAATGACAGGTTTCCAATCCCCAACGTGGATGAACTACTGGATGAGTTAGTTGGGTCTGTGtacaaaacaaaattgaatctCACAGCAGGGTACCATCAGATCAGGGTTAAGCCTCATGACACATTCAAGACAGCTTTTCAGACTCACTGTGGGCACTTTGAATTCTTGGTCATGCCCtttgggctcactaatgcaccAGCAACCTTTCAATCATTGATGAATCAGATATTTCAACCCTATTTGAGGAGGTTTGTATTGGTCttctttgatgatattctggtGTATAGCCCTACCATGGATACTCATATTCAACACTTGAGAGTTGTTTTCGAGGTTCTGAGGAAACATCAACTTTATGTGAAGAGATCTAAGTGTGCATTTGCTCAGAAAAGGGTTGACTACTTAGGGCATACTATCACAGATAAGGGTGTTAGCATGGACTGTTCAAAAGTTAGTAGCATTCTGCAGTGGCCTGTGCCTCAGTCAGTTAAGGAGTTGAGGGGTTTTCTGGGTCTTACAGGGTACTATAGGAGGTTTATTCAACACTATGGTCTGGTGTGTAAACCACTCACTGAGTTACTCAGGAAGGATAACTTCAAATGGAACAATCAAGCTCAGGATGCATTCGAACACTTAAAAAGATTGATGTGCTCAGCTCCAGTTCTCCAGTTACCAGATTTTACAAAGCCTTTTGTGGTGGAGACAGATGCTAGTGGGGGAGGGATTGGAGCTGTCTTAATGCAAGAAGGACACTCCATTGCCTTCCTGAGTAAGGCACTTTCAGTAAAAAACTTGGGACTCTCAGTATACGAAAAAGAGCTCTTAGCTCTGGTAATGGCTGTCACAAAATGGAGACATTATCTTGTGGGAAATCATTTCATTATAAGGGCTAATCATCAGTCACTGAAGTATCTCTTGGATCAGAAGCTTAACACTACTATTCAACACAAGTGGATGACTAAACTCTTGGAGTTGGACTATAAGATAGAATATAAGAAGGAAGCTGAGAATTTGGTAGCGGATGCCTTATCCAGGAGGCATGAACCTGCACACTCAAAAGAACTGGGGTTCTGCTTAGCCATCACATCTGTTAAACCTGATTGGATGGAGGAGTTGCAGAAGAGCTATGAAGGAGACTTGCAATGCCAAGATATCATGAGCCAACTAGTTCTAGACCCCAATGCACACGCTGAGTACAGCCTGCTGGATGGAATTCTGAAGTATCAGGGGAAGATTTATGTAGGGGGAGCCAACAACATTAGGAGCCAACTGATCCAGACCTTGCATGACTCTGCCTTGGGGGGGCACTCAGGTCAGAGGAACTGCTGGCAGAAGCTCAAATCCTTATTCTATTGGGCTGGAATAAAGCAGGCAGTGATTGCATATGTGCAGAACTGTGATACTTGCCAGAAGAATAAAGCTGAGCATGTTTCTTATTCCGGATTGCTACAACTATTCCTATTCCTAAACAAGCATGGCTCCACATTACTATGGACTTTATTGAGAAACTGCCTAAGTCACAAGGGTATGATACTGTCCTGGTAGTGATAGACAGATTCACCAAGTTTGGACACTTTATCAGGCTTACTCATCCCTTCACAGCTAAGACAGTCGCTCAGATTTTCCTAGACCATATCTACAAGATGCATGGACTGCCAGAGTCTATCATTACTGATAGAGACAAAGTGTTCACCAGTGTATTCTGGAAGGAGCTTTTCAAACTAGTGGGAGTGCATCTTCACTATTCATCAGCTTATCACCCTCAAACTGACGGCCAGAGTGAAAGGTTAAACCAGTGTGTAGAGAGTTATCTGAGATGCATGACTGGTGAACAACCCTCACAGTGGAGTAAGTGGCTACCACTTGTAGAATGGTGGTACAATTCCACTTTCCATTCTAGCTTGAATATGACCCCTTTTGAAGCTTTGTTTGGATACAAACCTGCACCATTGCCACTAGGTCCATATCTGGACTTAGTGGTACCTACAGTGTTTGCTATGGTCCAAGAGAGAAGCAGGATTTCAAGTTgcatcaaggaacatcttgtgAAGGCTCAACAGCGTATGAAGCACTATGCGGATCAGCACGGGACTGAGAGGAGTTTTTCGGAAGGAGATTGGGTGTTCTTGAAACTACAACCTTATAGGCAGCAAACTGTAGCAGTAAGGAAATGTCTCAAATTGGCTGCCAAGTATTACAGACCATTCCAGGTTGAGGAGAAGGTTGGAGCAATGGCCTACAAGCTTAAACTACCAGCAGATGCGAGAATTCACCATGTGTTCCATGTTTCTCTTCTTAAAAAGAAGCTGGGACCGCTGCAATACAGCTCCCCTAAGTTACTAGAACTAGACGACTGTGATCAATGTCCATTGAGACCAGAGGCTATACTTAAGCGAAGGGCTATCTTGCGTGAAGGAAGGACTGTCATCCAATTCTTGATCAAGTGGAATCACTTGGGCTATGATGAAGCTTCGTGGGAAGATAAGTCATTCATTGAAAACCAGTTTCCTGAGTTCCAGACTTGAGGACAAGTCTGTTTTTATGGGGGAAGGAATTGTTAGGAGCGGGTAATTGGATTAGAAATTGGGAAATCGGGTCAGAAATTGAGAGCATGAAACGATGTCGTTCCATTTAATAGCAATTGATTTGGGTAGGACGGCTAATGGCTGAGTCGGATGAATGTAATAAAGATGGGACCCACTTGTGTACAGATCAGACAAGAAATAACAGAATTAGTTGCTTCCCTCTCTtgctcattcttttctctctctctcttcctctctctttttctccttaCCTCCCAATTTGCTTCCGGACATCTCTTTCCCTCGCCAGATCCCATTcaaattggatgattattgCCTCAAATCCTAACAGAGTGGGTAAAAGGAGATGGACAAGGGCAAGGGTAAGGTTAGAGAGTTAGGAGAATATAGCAAAAGAAGGGAGATAGTAGTGATAAATATATTGTTATAGCATAAGATATGAGGAGAAAGGTGAAAATGTATATGTTTGGCGTATCTTTTAAATCTTTTGTAATATATGTTGTTATCTTATTTGGgtgtttttctatttatttttggtttttcttttttctttttttttaaaaaaatgtagttattttaacaaaatattATGTAATACCATAGCtacaatttattattatttttttgtattcATTGAATCATGTGTAATTAAAAATATACTAAATTCTTAGGGTACAATATgatgaaaaaaaggaatttttttaGGATAGGATAAAATTTTATAGGCAAGTGCAAGAGTACGtgacaattaaaagaaattctaAAGTTTTTCCTAGTGATGAGTATGTCATTACATACTTTCCATGAGTGAAAAATTTTTGTCCTTTACATTCATTTAGAATAATACATTTTTATATAGATTGGTAGTAAAACTAATACCATTTTTAGCTTTTcagccttttcttttcaaataactATTTTCTAATaacaataattttattattttgatttgaaatcttAATCCATGTATAGCACGAGTCTAAAGTCTAGTATACATTAGCATTCTAAAACATCTGCAAGTTTTAtagaaacacaaaaaaaaaaaagagagtacaTTTAAATAGGATACCGATGGTAAATAGCGAAAGTTGTTAGTGATAGGTGACGTAAAAAAGAGTACATTAAATAGGGTATTGATAGTAGATATTAGAAGTTGTCGGTGATGGGTGACAGAAAAAAAAGTACATTAAATAAGATACTGATGGTAGATATCGAAAAGTTGTCAGTGCTGGGTGATGGGTGAATGGGTTTTGGAAACTAGAGTATATTTTGAGTATTCTAaacaaatataaatattttttttcaaaaaattacaatAAGTTATGATAAAGTTTTATAGTGCATTTGGGAGTGAGATTCCAACAAAACCAAAAGAAAGGTATAGAAAGTTAAGTTTCCTTATGTTTGGAACTTTCAAGTGAgacggaaaagaaaagaaacgaacCCATTTTGTGGGATCTCAAATTGTCGATTTTATCCTCACAAAACTAtcgaataaaatttttttgagatatatatCCAAAATCAAtctacttttgttttccttagaaatttcaaaataacatcaaaatctcttcttttcttttctttcttgacttaacatttctcttctcttcctttctaTCCTAAGCTTTCATGACTtagcatttcttttcttttcttatctatcctaaactcccaaactagccAGCCATTAGACAAACACCAAGAACAACCATATCCAAACCGACATAACAAGACCAAATCCGAGTTGGACGTGCTCTAATCACACATGTATTCTCAAGTGATCCACTCGTTTCCTTTCCTTAACTCTCCCAACTCCCAAACAAGGCCTAGTCTCCTCGTCACTCCTCTGCTGTGGGTGTGGGGGCAGCCTCTTCCGAAATGCAAAGCAGCAAACCTCAGTTAAACGCCAAAATACCACACGTATCTTTGAAGCGGTGAAAGTAAACGCGATTCTTCCCCCCCGTCCCGTTTccccaaatttttttcaaaacccccaaattcccaaaaaaagccaaaaaagaaaattaaaaacgcaaattgaaaaaagaaaaagaaagaaaattccgTTCCCCTCCCCCGCGAGACACACAcactcaaaaaatatttttcaattttttagggTTTAGAATTAATTCATGTCAAATTTTTTGGAGCCCAAGTGATTCcaatttttcaattgaattgCAATGGACGAAGTAGGCGGAGGGGGTGGCAGCGCCGGCGGAGCCGGAGGAAGTGAATCGggcggtggtggtggaggtggtgggaGGAGTGGCACGACGTCGGTTGAGGTCGGCGGTGAACGGCTGAGGTTTAGAGTAGAATTAAGGCCCGGCGAAACGACAATCGTTTCATGGAAGAAGCTTCTCAAGGACGCCAACGCCCACGGCCACGGCGCTGCCGCAGCCGCCGCCGCGATGGGTTCTAGTAGTACTGCAGCTGGAGCTTCTGCCTCGGCTTCGAAGCCAAATGGGCCCGGgcccggcccggacccggctgCTCCTTCGTCTTTTTCGACTCAGGTCAACAATCATGATAATATTCCtggtcctcctcctcctcctcatcctcCTTCCATGGACCCCCGGTTGGCTCCGGTCAGTTTTTCTGGGGTGAGTTTACAGTTTTGCCCTCTGAGCTTGGGTTAATTACAGTTGGTTTAGTTGATGTAATTGCGTTGGGCAGGGGCAAGTTGGGGAAAAGGGAGAGACAGATGCACCGCAACCGCCCAATCGGTTGAATACAGTAATTGAAAGAATTGAACGGTTATACGTGGTAtgcattgttattttttttgggttaaagttaatatttttttattgatgAAATGTGGTAAATTAAACAATTCTGAGTTTTTAGGGGAGGGCTAGTAGTGATGAGGAGGATCTGAACGATGTTGTGCCGGATGACGATGAGTATGATACTGAAGATTCTTTCATAGATGATACTGAGTTGGTTAGTTACGGCATCTATTGATAACCTTTTgatatcaaattcaaattcggcAAGTAAACTGATTGATACGATTTGTTGGATTGCTATGGTGCAGGATGAATACTTTCAGGTTGATAATTCAGCAATAAAACATGATGGTTTTTTTGTCAACCGGGGAAAGTTGGAGAGAGTGTGAGTTATTTCCCCCAAAAGCTTCTATTTTTGGTATATTGTTAATGCAAGGAGGACATGAGTGATGGTGGTGCTAACATCTCAGCTGGAATCTTTCTTCTTTTATTGCTTGTGTTTGTGCTCAAATTCCAGATTATCTCAGTTTACATTAATTGGTTTTGCGTTCAAAGTTATCTATGTTTATTCCGTGTTGATGGGATAAATGTTTTGTTACTGTTATGCTGGGGTTTTGACCATACATTGGTGTATGACTTTTCTGATTTGGATTTGGTCAGATATTTGGACACTTATTTGTCTTGTTTTCCCATGTTTTGGTTGcactatatttttttgttatatttATTTGCTATCCACTGTGATATGAAAATGTGCTTTTAGAATAAATACATTTGCATTTGTCATtttaatttggattttttaGATTTTGGTTTTACAATTCCCTGGATTTCTTTTAATCACACTTGGCCATCCTTATGCCACTTGTGCTAGTAGTGAACCAAGCATGTTGCCAAATGAGCAGCCgaagaaaaggagaagaaaagatgGAAAAGGTCTTGATGGCAGTGATGATGCTCTTAATCCTGGTAAACATCTAAAAGCTGGAAAGAAGGCTGGAAAACCAGTGCCAATGTTTGGGAGGAATGCATCTGGTCTTCCTACCGTTATAGCTCTACCTAATGTGCACGGTGAGGATCTAAAATTTCAGAATCAGGTGAACGCTTTGGAAGTTTCTTCAAAAAAGAGATCTCATGATTCTGGAGAACAACCTCCATTAGGAGTAATGAATGGAGATGCTGTGACGCTGGGAAAGGTTTCTGAACAACAGAAGCTTGGAACTCACCTGGCCAACAATCAGGGTAATCAAATGAAAGAGGGTTGTGAATATTCTGATACTTCAAATCAAAGATCACAGGAGAAAACTTCCTATTCTCAAAGTAAACCTCTGCCAGGTAAAGCTTTAAACAATGCTGCGCTGGATCAATCTATTCCGCAGAAAGAAAAAAGTGGTATTCGTGAAAGGTCTGAAGTTGGTGTTGCTGATAGTAAGAACTCCATGCAGAATGTGGTGAGTTATCACATACATAACGGTAAAAGTTCATGGAATATGTTTAATTGTTCAATGTATAGTAAGTGTTTGCTCTGACTTGTAGATTGGGAATGATGCTTATGAGTTATCATTTATTATTTGTACTCCAAAGCTTTTCTTAACAGTGATGATTATTGATTGGTTTTATTTTCAAAGCACTATGTAATTCTGTGTTAATTGTGCTATCAGGGAAAATTAATAGGTAATaagtaaaaaaagaattttaaaaaaggGATATGGTGTGGACTTCCACCATAAATAAGTACGTAATCACCAAGGAAAATTTCATGGTAAGTTACTCAAATTAAGATTCATGAAATATCAGTTGCTATATGCAATAGCCTGCTCACTCAGGTCTTTGCTTGAAGGTTATGCATTTATTTCTTCCAAGAGTTAACATATAAGTTTGTCGTCAATGGAATTTCTGACTGTTTGTGGTGTTGCTTTTGAAATTTCTCTTCTTTAAGATCAGTGAAGTTTTGAACTTCATGATTGGAGGTTTTTCAGTTTGCCTTAATGTAGAGTTTATTGTACTTTATATCTTTGATACAGCCAACAAGTGAAGAAATTCTAATGGGGATATAAGTGCTTCCATTTCCATTTATACTTGCAAGCAAGCAAGCAATCGTGTAAACTATACATATAAGTCGTGAATGTGTTGGATAGCGTGAACTTCATTTTCAATTGGGCCTTGCTCTAGCTTCATAAAGGAAGCTATTTGATTTCAGTGATTGGGGTCTACAATAGAATTAAGTTAGTGGTCAGTTAGTCCTAAGCAGTTCCTAATGGCAGAGGCAGACCACCACATACAcaaaaaaccaaaattgaagaaagCACAGAAGAGAAAGGAACGTGTGATTCCCCATTAAGAGGTTTCCAAATACAATCGCTggaaaaatttgtttttctattaATGTGGATGCAGAAAGGAGAAAAGAATAACTGAAAGGAAAGAAATCTTGACAGCTTATCAGTCTCGCTTTATACTATTTGCTATCTCAGAGCTGTTACTTGGGCTTTTAAGTTTGGAAAAACTTAGTCATGTTTTGAGAATTTAATTCAGTGTTTCTGCTACAATCAAGGCTTGTTTCatctagttgtggacagaatggTTTGGGCTTGAGCTTAGGCTTTGTGGTCTAAACTGAATGATGAATTTTATTCTAAAGTTAGGTTGGAAGTAAAACAAATTGGACGATGAGTAACTCTCCCGAAAAAGGAATATTTATGTTATAGTCCACTGGTTTGGTTGGCCAACACTCCAGCTATTAGTGGCTACTGAGGAAATGAGAATCTCCCTCTTAATGTTGCTTTACTGGCATAAACTCATTCCTGGTTGCTAATATATCTTTTGCATTTAGAAAAGGACCAAAGATGGAAATCGATCATATTGACGCAGATCTCAAGTTTTCTTGCCAATAGTACTCGAAATCTCCTTAACATTACCTTGGAAGGTGCACAGTGATAGTCTTCTGAGCTAAATGAGAGCTAAAACCATTCTTGTCATGATGAGATAGGCTAAGTATTGTTGTCTTGGATGCACCCAACAAGTTCATTTGGATTAGTGCCTTTTACGGCACCAGGCTTGTCATTTTTCTGTCACTCTCTCCATCCCTTTTCATTGTTTTGCTGTATGAAGTaaggaatttaagaaaataaatagaGTGTTCGatgtaaaaaagtaaataaaagcaTATGATGATAAAGATCCTGAAAGAAAATTAGGACTATTTTAAATTGCACCAGCACCCTATTTTCCAGCTATGCACATAGTTTGATTTCACTATTGTGACTTAAATTTTGTCAAAGTACTTCAAAAGTACCTATGTTTAATGTCTTTGACACATTAGACTCATGGAAAACGAAGTGaagtttatataaaatttggtaACTTTAAACATTATTTTCACTTTCTACTTATAGTTTTTTTTCCCGACAACTTAAAGGCGGAGAATTCTTTCAGACAACCAATAAcggattcggccaagagaggctTAGTGgggctttttttaaaaaagggaaTGGCATAGCTCTCTTGCCTGCAGATTCCATAAGTATCGCGGAAAATTTTAAGCTGCTCCTATTGGTGGGCTAGATAGACCAAAGAGATGTAGGGAGTATCTGGATGTCCCCAGACAAGCTGTGAGATTTTGGATGCGACAAAAGAATGTGATGGGGAGAGTATTAACTTTATTCATGTACGCATTACAGGTTATGGCATATCTCTCTTGTCTGCATATTCCATAAGTATCACGGACAATTTTAAGGTGCTCCTATTTGTGAGCTAGATAGACCAAAGAGATGTGGGGAGTATCTAGATGTCCCCAGACAAGCCCTAAGATTTTGGATGTGACAAAAGAATGGGGCTGGGAGAGTATTAACTTTATTCATGTACACATTAAAGTGATTGGGCTAGCCTTGCAAGGAACCTTACTCTTACAGATAATTTTATTCTGTAAAGATGAGGATGCATTATCATGTAATAAATGATTAGTGATGGTTGCAAGTGTATTAGCATGATCTGTTTTCTTAAAATAAACCAAGAATATAGAGTCAGCTCTAGACCATAGAATGGAGGCATTAAGAAGAGCTGGAAGGGTACATGATAAACTTTTGTCTTGTTATGCAATATTTATGATCTCAACAGAGTGAATTATCATTAACCGACGAAAAAGCAGATATTTGGTCATTATAAGAAGCAATGCGGAAAAAGTGCAAAAAGCTAAAACTCGGCATACTTTTGATAATGTTGCTATTTTGCACTGCAGTTCTCCTTTTTCAGTTGAATGATTAGTACCTTTAGCATATCAGTTCTCTGGAGTAGTAATATCTTGTTTATTTCTGTTATATATTATTCTTTTCTGAATTAGAAGCATGTATATGGCTGTACCTCTCAATGTTCTATGTTGgcttttaacaatatttctgcACAAATTGGTCTAATATGAGCAGTTATTTGCATCTGTTTATGTATCCTGAAGTCCAAATTAATTTTTGCTCCCTGCTGCATGCAGTTTTGAGACTGTTGATTTCGTAATTGTATTTTATGgtctttttgtattttattaAATGTTGATTCTTTGTAAACCTTCGCAGAGAGTTTCGTACATGCAGAAGAGGGAAGGTTCCAGTGCTAGACCTAAAAGTACATTGCTTGAGAAGGCTATTAGGGACTTGGAGAAGATGGTCGCAGAATGTATAGTGGcctattttttgcattttttttaatctacaAACATGAATAGAAATTCTATATACAagttaagtttttttttctttttcccttgtaACAGCTAGACCCCCCACAGCAGAGGCTCAGGATGCAGATAATTCATCTCAGGGAGTCAAAAGGAGATTGCCACCTGAAATAAAGCAGAAGCTTGCTAAAGTTGCCAGATTAGCGGTATTAACTATGATTTAGCATACTGTGTACATATTAAAGAGGCTGGCTACAATTATAATTTTTGCCATCTGCACTCTTATGTGTCCATCAACCACAATTAGCATTGTACCTTCATATTTGTCTGTTTGCAGCAGGCGAGCCATGGAAAAATATCCAAAGAGCTGGTTAACCGTTTGATGAGTATTGTTGGCCATTTAATTCAGCTTAGGACACTAAAGGTAAATTTTCTGTGACACTAGATTATCATGAGTACATTATGTTCTTTTTAGTTTCCTTCTGTGTGGCTGTGTATTTAACTGCCTATTATGGGTTAAGTTTTGATTTAAGTGCTTTTGTAATTCTGAACTAAAAGCACTTTTGAAAGCTGAACTTTCAGCACTGGAAACATCTCAAGCAAAACCAAAATCTTTAGTTAACTATACTAGTATCTGTTCCATTCCAGcattgaagtatcttttgggATATTAATCGTTTCTGGCACCCCCTGCCCCAAGAGGGGAATTTATTTTGGTGAACTTGCTGGTTTAGGTGGTATTAGGCATACATATCTGAACAATAAACTTGAATTATACTAGCAGACAATCCACATGTTTTTAGGATTAACCTttctttctttggttaaaacaagaaagtaGCTATATAAGTTGTTTTATGGCTGATTGCATCTCTTGTAATGGACACTATTTGTTATAACATGTCCCAGTAGCAAGCTTAGATGGTCAACAACAGTTGAAAAAACTGAGATCCCTTGTTACCTGGACCTCTGTTTATAGACTAACTAGTTGGTACAGTTTGTGAGAAGTCTTATATTAATGTTAGCCTTGAGGCTAGGGTTGATTTTTGACACATTTGGCTGGCGCAAGACTGCCTAGATTCTATTAGAAACTAGATGTAGAATGACTGATtcaggaaaagaagaaagagattatTTTGGAGGAACATTGAATAGTTGTAATTTAGAAAATCCTGAAGGGTAGGAAATGTGCAGAAAAAGACTGGAATAGCCTAGAATATTATGATACAAAGCTTACGTGTCTAACTGAAGAGCATTGCACTATCCAAGAACAGAATGCTAATTCATACATTTCTGAAATTGATCTTAACAGCTTTAGATCCTATTTTTAGTTGATAGAATGCTAAATAATAGTCATAAATTGAATAAGAATTGACCCTTTAACTGTGTGTGCATTTAAATATTGGAAAATGTCTCCAAATAGAATTTTGTGCTGAGAATTATTTTTCCCAGCCTGAAAAGGATTATAAGACCTAAGAATCTTCCATAGTAATCTACTAGTTAATTGTCATGACATGCTAATTCTGAAGTAACTGGGAAAGCAATTTAGTTAATGCTGAGACAGTGATTGATGGTGAATTGTTAATATACTTCCTTCGACAATTTCTCTCGCAAACGCTAAATTGCCAATTTTGGGGTTTGCATTTGCTTCTCTTGCAAATTCTTGTTGCTTTATGGGGAATAAATTGGGAAGTTTTGCCTGATTCCCCTATTGTTAAAGTTGGGTGATTTAATTTACTCAAGAGTTGAACAATCAATGGTTTGATAAGAGGACCTTTCTGGATTTTGTACTCGTGATAGTTTTTTGCATGTGCCGTCGCTTTGTGCGTATTTTTAGTGGCATAGTTAAGTGCTCAACTGAACTACTTATGCCTGTGTGTAGTGTCCAAGGACTGTGTTGCTAATGAAACTTTAGCGTTTCACAACTCATATAATTGGAAGAGTCCT contains the following coding sequences:
- the LOC113712507 gene encoding ubinuclein-1 isoform X3, translated to MDEVGGGGGSAGGAGGSESGGGGGGGGRSGTTSVEVGGERLRFRVELRPGETTIVSWKKLLKDANAHGHGAAAAAAAMGSSSTAAGASASASKPNGPGPGPDPAAPSSFSTQVNNHDNIPGPPPPPHPPSMDPRLAPGQVGEKGETDAPQPPNRLNTVIERIERLYVGRASSDEEDLNDVVPDDDEYDTEDSFIDDTELDEYFQVDNSAIKHDGFFVNRGKLERVEPSMLPNEQPKKRRRKDGKGLDGSDDALNPGKHLKAGKKAGKPVPMFGRNASGLPTVIALPNVHGEDLKFQNQVNALEVSSKKRSHDSGEQPPLGVMNGDAVTLGKVSEQQKLGTHLANNQGNQMKEGCEYSDTSNQRSQEKTSYSQSKPLPGKALNNAALDQSIPQKEKSGIRERSEVGVADSKNSMQNVRVSYMQKREGSSARPKSTLLEKAIRDLEKMVAESRPPTAEAQDADNSSQGVKRRLPPEIKQKLAKVARLAQASHGKISKELVNRLMSIVGHLIQLRTLKRNLKIMVSMGLSAKQEKDNRVQLVKKEVAEMIKMRIPFMKSKAAEQQAGTSDDFQEISAEEKEAFKRKYSLDDALEDKICDLYDLYIEGLEEDAGPQVRKLYAELTALWPSGFMDNHGIKRAIYRAKDRRRALYGRHKDPEKIKRKKMLARKTEAARMEVHTVAQPVYIQEKSVADSSDHGTVLVNRPASSNTVAGAAVRMPVNFLNGSNVDRPKQEKIKGSASAHPDAIASEILQSKKIKRKPETELGDAAQFRPEKLLSVQGDDKNKSHKVQVAGSLPKSNPHPTAPTNFEQHFG
- the LOC113712507 gene encoding ubinuclein-1 isoform X4 — its product is MDEVGGGGGSAGGAGGSESGGGGGGGGRSGTTSVEVGGERLRFRVELRPGETTIVSWKKLLKDANAHGHGAAAAAAAMGSSSTAAGASASASKPNGPGPGPDPAAPSSFSTQGQVGEKGETDAPQPPNRLNTVIERIERLYVGRASSDEEDLNDVVPDDDEYDTEDSFIDDTELDEYFQVDNSAIKHDGFFVNRGKLERVEPSMLPNEQPKKRRRKDGKGLDGSDDALNPGKHLKAGKKAGKPVPMFGRNASGLPTVIALPNVHGEDLKFQNQVNALEVSSKKRSHDSGEQPPLGVMNGDAVTLGKVSEQQKLGTHLANNQGNQMKEGCEYSDTSNQRSQEKTSYSQSKPLPGKALNNAALDQSIPQKEKSGIRERSEVGVADSKNSMQNVRVSYMQKREGSSARPKSTLLEKAIRDLEKMVAESRPPTAEAQDADNSSQGVKRRLPPEIKQKLAKVARLAQASHGKISKELVNRLMSIVGHLIQLRTLKRNLKIMVSMGLSAKQEKDNRVQLVKKEVAEMIKMRIPFMKSKAAEQQAGTSDDFQEISAEEKEAFKRKYSLDDALEDKICDLYDLYIEGLEEDAGPQVRKLYAELTALWPSGFMDNHGIKRAIYRAKDRRRALYGRHKDPEKIKRKKMLARKTEAARMEVHTVAQPVYIQEKSVADSSDHGTVLVNRPASSNTVAGAAVRMPVNFLNGSNVDRPKQEKIKGSASAHPDAIASEILQSKKIKRKPETELGDAAQFRPEKLLSVQGDDKNKSHKVQVAGSLPKSNPHPTAPTNFEQHFG
- the LOC113712507 gene encoding ubinuclein-1 isoform X5; its protein translation is MDEVGGGGGSAGGAGGSESGGGGGGGGRSGTTSVEVGGERLRFRVELRPGETTIVSWKKLLKDANAHGHGAAAAAAAMGSSSTAAGASASASKPNGPGPGPDPAAPSSFSTQVNNHDNIPGPPPPPHPPSMDPRLAPVSFSGGQVGEKGETDAPQPPNRLNTVIERIERLYVGRASSDEEDLNDVVPDDDEYDTEDSFIDDTELDEYFQVDNSAIKHDGFFVNRGKLERVEPSMLPNEQPKKRRRKDGKGLDGSDDALNPGKHLKAGKKAGKPVPMFGRNASGLPTVIALPNVHGEDLKFQNQVNALEVSSKKRSHDSGEQPPLGVMNGDAVTLGKVSEQQKLGTHLANNQGKALNNAALDQSIPQKEKSGIRERSEVGVADSKNSMQNVRVSYMQKREGSSARPKSTLLEKAIRDLEKMVAESRPPTAEAQDADNSSQGVKRRLPPEIKQKLAKVARLAQASHGKISKELVNRLMSIVGHLIQLRTLKRNLKIMVSMGLSAKQEKDNRVQLVKKEVAEMIKMRIPFMKSKAAEQQAGTSDDFQEISAEEKEAFKRKYSLDDALEDKICDLYDLYIEGLEEDAGPQVRKLYAELTALWPSGFMDNHGIKRAIYRAKDRRRALYGRHKDPEKIKRKKMLARKTEAARMEVHTVAQPVYIQEKSVADSSDHGTVLVNRPASSNTVAGAAVRMPVNFLNGSNVDRPKQEKIKGSASAHPDAIASEILQSKKIKRKPETELGDAAQFRPEKLLSVQGDDKNKSHKVQVAGSLPKSNPHPTAPTNFEQHFG